Proteins found in one Herbiconiux sp. A18JL235 genomic segment:
- a CDS encoding TetR/AcrR family transcriptional regulator: MSEARERLLRVASELFYREGITRVGIDRILREAGVTRATMYRYFDGKEQLVAAYLRREDEALRAAFPDPSRGTQAEALPRTSPEQSRAALDELLVGIADDVVRHHDRGCPFINAAAEYPDPDSEVRRIVRAHRDWFASAVRSRLALAGAPDPDTTTAAIVLLRDGALVGGYLDDPATARTAFLATARALF; the protein is encoded by the coding sequence ATGTCGGAAGCGCGGGAGAGGCTGCTACGAGTGGCCTCCGAGCTGTTCTACCGCGAAGGCATCACGCGGGTCGGGATCGACCGCATCCTGCGCGAGGCCGGTGTCACCCGCGCCACCATGTACCGGTACTTCGACGGCAAGGAGCAGCTCGTCGCCGCCTACCTGCGACGCGAAGACGAGGCGCTGCGCGCCGCGTTCCCCGACCCGTCACGCGGCACGCAGGCCGAGGCGCTGCCGCGCACGTCCCCCGAGCAGTCGCGGGCGGCCCTCGACGAACTGCTCGTGGGCATCGCCGACGACGTGGTGCGGCACCACGACCGCGGCTGCCCGTTCATCAACGCTGCGGCCGAGTACCCCGACCCCGACAGCGAGGTGCGCCGCATCGTGCGCGCCCACCGCGACTGGTTCGCGTCGGCAGTGCGCTCCCGCCTCGCGCTCGCCGGCGCTCCCGACCCCGACACCACCACCGCTGCCATCGTGCTCCTCCGCGACGGCGCCCTCGTCGGCGGCTACCTCGACGACCCCGCCACCGCCCGCACGGCCTTCCTCGCCACCGCCCGCGCCCTGTTCTGA
- a CDS encoding right-handed parallel beta-helix repeat-containing protein — protein MNDDDQPDDHAAAGADEVAEDGLVAADDADDAEVAADGLVAADDADEADGSATADLPPADGVDDRAEGGDSGSLTAVERGDTMGRGRRMLVRLGVGILIVGSVAAVVLVLNGVPARVSAFLGSVASAVVGAPATPGASGTPSAPAATTTSAADTPATAAGPATPVEAAPAVDGEGTIDVPPAPGDGTTDAAPAPGDGTTDAAPATGDGTTDVAPATGDGTTDAASAAGDGEADAPPVSGDRALVEAAAQAVATMGPTPTWAPYPVDEDSAYEAALVAAHDARWSMLARGLSIVSDPAGSVMVLSPIGRPYTLDDLIDLGGITRVDDTTVLMTKTIFVGRGAELDLSAPGQTLRMSSGASGFTPLVVWGGTLKLTGAEDAPFSVTSWNAADGGPDLDTNDGRAYIRVHEGTLVADRIAVANLGFYSGRTGGLALTGSTAALSTGTISHSRVDGDHIGLFLDSATKVAVDDTTFAGSLDSGVLVSGVLGLELDTVTVSGSGAQGVEVRPGSADVAIRSSTLSDNARYGLDFDGTPPVAGANPGGLSPGNAWWLTLEKSTLSGNGSGGAQVSGTSGVQLTDNAVEQSRLGLRLTDSQGSVTGNRVSVASGSGIVVEGAHTSLTVSGNTVSGEGPSAIVTRDGADDVTATGNDDSGWTERWEVLLWVEAHPLALLWGLLLVIPVLGIAFVFYRVRRQRTIRELVESTTIALARADLERYRLARGVAVSADAPSAMVSDAVVADAVVADAVLAGAPSTGAGLGVGLVAAAGAGVGAAAGDPLVPRRTKLSGVAASGGSSDVWLVGGPPGRDVVEPAPRGAASPPGASAAPGARSAVAAAPRSGVDAGAGAAPSASAVPSRNSVPSLPASIASLSTGRGAPGAGLGSFSSVEELAVAAVLDAGKPIDRVAHALRVPVGSVAGWVAKARRARESAL, from the coding sequence ATGAACGACGACGATCAGCCCGACGACCATGCCGCCGCCGGTGCTGACGAGGTGGCGGAGGATGGTCTCGTCGCCGCGGATGACGCGGATGACGCCGAGGTGGCGGCCGACGGTCTCGTCGCCGCGGATGACGCCGATGAGGCGGACGGGTCGGCCACAGCCGACCTTCCCCCGGCGGACGGCGTCGACGATCGGGCGGAGGGTGGCGACAGCGGATCGCTGACCGCGGTCGAGCGGGGCGACACGATGGGGCGCGGCAGGCGGATGCTCGTGCGGCTCGGTGTGGGCATCCTCATCGTCGGATCGGTGGCAGCCGTGGTGCTGGTGTTGAACGGCGTGCCGGCGCGGGTGAGCGCGTTCCTCGGCAGCGTCGCCTCGGCGGTCGTGGGCGCCCCGGCCACGCCCGGAGCGAGCGGCACTCCTTCGGCCCCCGCGGCCACCACGACTTCCGCGGCAGACACCCCCGCGACTGCAGCTGGGCCCGCCACTCCCGTGGAAGCCGCGCCCGCCGTCGACGGTGAAGGCACCATAGACGTTCCACCCGCGCCCGGCGACGGCACCACCGATGCGGCCCCCGCGCCCGGCGACGGCACCACCGATGCGGCGCCCGCCACCGGCGACGGCACCACGGACGTGGCCCCCGCCACCGGCGACGGCACCACCGATGCGGCATCCGCCGCCGGCGACGGCGAAGCCGATGCACCACCGGTCTCGGGGGACAGGGCGCTGGTGGAGGCCGCGGCGCAGGCGGTGGCGACGATGGGGCCGACGCCGACGTGGGCGCCGTACCCGGTCGACGAAGACTCCGCGTACGAGGCCGCCCTCGTTGCCGCCCATGACGCGCGGTGGTCGATGCTCGCGCGCGGGCTCTCGATCGTGAGTGACCCCGCCGGGTCGGTGATGGTGCTGTCGCCCATCGGCCGCCCCTACACGCTCGACGACCTCATCGATCTCGGCGGCATCACCCGGGTCGACGACACCACGGTGCTCATGACCAAGACGATCTTCGTGGGGCGAGGTGCCGAGCTCGACCTCTCGGCGCCGGGGCAGACCCTGCGGATGTCGAGCGGAGCATCCGGATTCACCCCCCTCGTCGTCTGGGGTGGCACGCTGAAGCTGACCGGCGCCGAAGACGCCCCCTTCTCCGTGACCTCGTGGAACGCCGCAGACGGCGGGCCCGACCTCGACACGAACGACGGACGCGCCTACATCCGTGTGCATGAGGGCACCCTGGTCGCCGATCGCATCGCCGTGGCGAACCTCGGCTTCTACAGCGGACGCACCGGCGGCCTCGCCCTCACCGGGTCGACCGCCGCTCTGTCGACCGGCACCATCTCGCACTCCCGCGTCGACGGCGACCACATCGGGCTCTTCCTCGACTCCGCGACGAAGGTCGCCGTCGACGACACGACCTTCGCCGGGTCGCTCGACAGCGGGGTGCTCGTCAGCGGTGTGCTGGGCCTCGAGCTCGACACGGTGACGGTCTCCGGCTCGGGGGCGCAGGGCGTGGAGGTGCGTCCGGGCAGTGCGGATGTCGCCATCCGCTCGTCGACCCTCAGCGACAACGCGCGCTACGGCCTCGACTTCGACGGCACACCGCCGGTCGCGGGCGCGAACCCCGGCGGGCTGTCGCCCGGCAACGCGTGGTGGCTGACGCTCGAGAAGAGCACGCTCTCCGGCAACGGCTCGGGCGGGGCGCAGGTGAGCGGCACCAGCGGGGTGCAGCTCACCGACAACGCGGTCGAGCAGTCGCGGCTCGGCCTCCGGCTCACCGACTCGCAGGGATCGGTGACGGGCAACCGGGTGTCGGTCGCGTCGGGCTCGGGCATCGTCGTCGAGGGCGCCCACACGTCGCTGACGGTGAGCGGCAACACGGTCTCCGGCGAAGGGCCCTCGGCCATCGTCACCCGCGACGGCGCCGACGACGTCACCGCCACCGGCAACGACGACTCCGGCTGGACGGAGCGCTGGGAGGTGCTGCTCTGGGTGGAGGCGCATCCGCTCGCTCTGCTGTGGGGGCTGCTGCTCGTCATCCCGGTGCTCGGAATCGCCTTCGTGTTCTACCGGGTGCGGCGGCAGCGCACGATCCGTGAGCTGGTCGAGTCGACGACCATCGCGCTCGCGCGCGCCGACCTCGAGCGGTACCGGCTGGCGCGCGGCGTCGCGGTGTCGGCGGATGCTCCGAGTGCGATGGTCTCGGATGCGGTGGTCGCGGATGCGGTGGTCGCGGATGCCGTGCTCGCAGGCGCCCCGTCGACGGGCGCCGGGCTGGGGGTCGGGCTCGTGGCGGCTGCCGGTGCGGGGGTCGGGGCCGCGGCCGGGGACCCGCTCGTTCCCCGGCGCACGAAGCTGTCGGGCGTCGCGGCCTCAGGCGGATCGAGTGACGTGTGGCTGGTCGGCGGCCCGCCAGGGCGCGACGTGGTCGAACCGGCGCCGCGTGGTGCTGCGTCGCCGCCGGGAGCGTCTGCCGCGCCGGGCGCCCGATCAGCGGTGGCCGCGGCCCCGCGATCAGGGGTGGACGCGGGGGCGGGTGCTGCGCCGTCTGCGAGCGCGGTTCCGTCGAGGAACTCGGTGCCGAGCCTGCCCGCGTCGATCGCCTCCCTCTCGACCGGACGTGGCGCACCGGGTGCCGGCCTCGGAAGCTTCTCCTCCGTCGAAGAACTGGCCGTCGCCGCCGTTCTCGACGCAGGCAAGCCCATCGACCGCGTCGCGCATGCCCTCCGCGTGCCCGTCGGCTCCGTCGCCGGCTGGGTCGCCAAGGCCCGCCGCGCCCGCGAGTCCGCCCTCTGA